Below is a window of Streptomyces sp. NBC_01429 DNA.
ACGTACACCACCGAGATCAGCAGCAGCGCGATGTTGACGCCGATCCGGCTGGTGCGGGCGCGTCCCGAGCGGGCGCCGCCCCGCGCGGACGGCGCGGTCGGGACGCTTCGAGCGGTGGCGGTGGCGGGGGTGGTGGTCGCGGCCATCAGTCCTCCTCCAGTTTCAGCAGCCGGATGTAGACGGTGGAGAAGAGCGCGCCGACCAGCAGCAGCACCAGCGCGATGGCGGTCCCGTAGCCGATCAGGCTGTTCTGGAACGCCTGCTGGTACATGAAGATGGGCAGCGTCTGGCTCTTGTTGCCGGGGCCGCCCCTGGTCATGGTGTAGATCAGCCCGAAGACCGAGAGGGTCTGGAGGGTGATCAGCATCAGGTTGGTCATGATGGAGCGGCGGATGACCGGCAGGGTGACCCGCCACAGCCGCTGCCAGGGACCGGCGCCGTCCATCTCGGCGGCCTCGATCAGCTCCTGGGGCACGTCGTTGAGGGCGGCCGAGTAGACCATCATCGAGAACGCCGTACCGCGCCAGATGTTGGCGAAGCAGGCGGCCAGGATCGGCAGGGTGTAGAGCCAGTTCTGCTGCGGCAGGTGCAGCGCGTCCAGGATCGCGTTGAGCGATCCCTGCTGGAAGAAGAACGCGTACATCAGGTAGCCCGCGACGACTTCGGGCAGCACCCAGGCGGCGATGACGACCAGGCTGACGATCGACCTGACCGGCTTGGACGCCTTCTCCATCATCACGGCGAGCGCCAGCCCGAGCGTGTTCTGCCCGATGACGGCGGAGCCGATGACGAACACGAAGGTCAGCCATACGGCGTTGAGGAAGTCGGGGTCGCCGAAGGCCCGGGTGAAGTTGTCGAAGCCGACGAAGTCGGTGGCCGACGAGCCCGTCAACTGCATGTTCGTGAACGCGTAGTAGACGCAGTACCCGATCGGCCCGGCCAGGAAGACCGCCAGCAGGACGGCGGAGGGCAGCAGCGGCAGACCGCGCAACAGGCCCTGGGTGGCGGGGGATACGGGGCGACGGCGGCCTGCGCGCCCGGCGCCCCGGCGGCCGGGGCCGCCCGGATCGCCGGGGGCGTCGGCGGCGCCGGGCTTCCGGCCGCCGCCGTCCAGGGTGGTGGTGGGGCCGCTCACTACGAACCCTTGACCGTGTTGTCCGCGCCGACCGCGGACTTGACATCGTTGTCGAACGTGGAGGCCGCCTGGTCCACGCTCGCCTGACCGGTCGTCACCGACTCCATGGCCTTCTGGATGGCGGTGGAGACCTGGGTGTAGGCGGGCAGGGCGGGCCGGTAGTGGGTGTCGGCGACCAGTGAGGTGAAGAACTTGTTGGTCGGCAGCGCCTTCAGGTACGTCGGGTCGTCGGCCACGTCCTTGCGTACGGCGATGGTCGCGTTCGCGGCGTTCCACCGGGCCGAGGCGTCCTTGGTCTCCAGGAACTGGACGAACTTGAAGGCGAGATCGGGGTTGGACGCCTTCGACGGGACGGACCAGGCCCAGCCGCCGGACATGCTCACCCTGCCGGGGGCCTGCCCGTTCTGGGTGGGCATCGCGGCGGTGGCCATCGTGGACTGCCATTCGGGCCACGGTTTGCTGCCGGTGCGGATCCAGTTGTTCGGCATCCAGGAGCCGTCGATGTCCATGGCGAGCTTGCCGGCCGGGATCATCTCCGTGCCGACGGCGGCGCCGATGTTCGCGCCGAGCGCCTGCTCGACGGAGGGGCCGAGCTTCTGGCCGTACACGTCCTTGATGAACTGGAGCGAGTCCTTGAAGCCCTGGCTTCCGACGACCCACTTCTTCTGTCCGCTGTCGTACAGCGCGTCACCGCCGGCCTTCGTGCCGTACAGCAGCATCTCGAAGCCCTGCATGGTGGACTGCTCGCCGCCCGCCGTGCCCGTGTAGATGTTGAACGGGGTGATCGAGGGGTCGGACGCCTTGATCTTCTTGGCCGCGTCGAGGACGTCGGCCCAGGTCTTGGGCTGCCAGGGGACGGAGATCCCGGCCTTCGCGAGGATCTTCTTGTTGTACCAGATGCCGCGGGTGTCCGTGTTGTCCGGTACGCCGTACGTCTTGCCGTCGGCGGCCTTCACGGCGGCCTTGGACGCGTCCGCGAACTGCGACCAGTCCGACCACTTGTCCAGGTAGTCGTCGAGCGGCTTGAGGTAGCCACTGGCGATGTCGGAGTTGATCGTCGCGGTGTCCTCGTACACGAGATCGGGCGCGGTCGAGGGCGAGCGCATCATGAGCTGGAGCTTGGTGTAGTAGTCGTTGGAGGAGGCGGTGACCGGGACCAGCTTGACGGTGGTGCCCGGGTTCTCCTTCTCGAACCGCTTCACCATGGGGGCCAGGAAGGTCGCCTGGACCTTGTTGCTGTTGTTGAGCTGCTGCTGATAGACGACCTTGATCGTCTTGCTCGAACTCCCGGAGGACGAGCCGGTCCCACAGCCTGCCGCCGTGATGGCGATCGCGGCCGTGACGCTGACGGCTGCGAGAAGTCTGGTACGCACAGTAGATCCTCCGACGAAGAACCCGATCGAAGCCCGAAGAGGCAGGGAATAGCTCATCCCGCGCAAAGCGGATATGGTCCCCTATCCGGGCGTTTTTGCCCTGGCCTGCTGACGCTCAGCTAAATCCAATGGATTGATTAAGTCAACGCTT
It encodes the following:
- a CDS encoding extracellular solute-binding protein; amino-acid sequence: MRTRLLAAVSVTAAIAITAAGCGTGSSSGSSSKTIKVVYQQQLNNSNKVQATFLAPMVKRFEKENPGTTVKLVPVTASSNDYYTKLQLMMRSPSTAPDLVYEDTATINSDIASGYLKPLDDYLDKWSDWSQFADASKAAVKAADGKTYGVPDNTDTRGIWYNKKILAKAGISVPWQPKTWADVLDAAKKIKASDPSITPFNIYTGTAGGEQSTMQGFEMLLYGTKAGGDALYDSGQKKWVVGSQGFKDSLQFIKDVYGQKLGPSVEQALGANIGAAVGTEMIPAGKLAMDIDGSWMPNNWIRTGSKPWPEWQSTMATAAMPTQNGQAPGRVSMSGGWAWSVPSKASNPDLAFKFVQFLETKDASARWNAANATIAVRKDVADDPTYLKALPTNKFFTSLVADTHYRPALPAYTQVSTAIQKAMESVTTGQASVDQAASTFDNDVKSAVGADNTVKGS
- a CDS encoding carbohydrate ABC transporter permease, whose protein sequence is MDGGGRKPGAADAPGDPGGPGRRGAGRAGRRRPVSPATQGLLRGLPLLPSAVLLAVFLAGPIGYCVYYAFTNMQLTGSSATDFVGFDNFTRAFGDPDFLNAVWLTFVFVIGSAVIGQNTLGLALAVMMEKASKPVRSIVSLVVIAAWVLPEVVAGYLMYAFFFQQGSLNAILDALHLPQQNWLYTLPILAACFANIWRGTAFSMMVYSAALNDVPQELIEAAEMDGAGPWQRLWRVTLPVIRRSIMTNLMLITLQTLSVFGLIYTMTRGGPGNKSQTLPIFMYQQAFQNSLIGYGTAIALVLLLVGALFSTVYIRLLKLEED